One window of the Populus nigra chromosome 4, ddPopNigr1.1, whole genome shotgun sequence genome contains the following:
- the LOC133691328 gene encoding probable arabinosyltransferase ARAD1, with protein MSEKAKFFSRSLFFLITISIFLLILSSFSLVQFPGTHFIPRSVFKLILVNNTSFFLKPNAQTELVKFPFFSSTDTNLSMRCGSLSCPNTNVGASRCYRNKTCGRNQALRKLKVFVYDLPPEFHFGLLGWKGNTNQTWPNVDSHSRIPPYPGGLNLQHSVEYWLTLDLLASNTPKVGTAVRVQNSSQADIVFVPFFSSLSYNRHSKLHGKEKVSVNKMLQTKLVQFLTARDEWKRFGGNDHLIVAHHPNSMLHARKKLGSAMFVLADFGRYPVEIANLGKDIIAPYKHVVRTIPSGESAQFDRRPILMHFQGAIYRKDGGAIRQELYYLLKDEKDVHFTFGTYRGNGIKKAAQGMASSKFCLNIAGDTPSSNRLFDAIASHCVPVIISDDIELPFEDVLDYSEFCLFVRASDAVKKGYLLDLLHRIEKDQWTKLWERLKEIAPHFEYSYPSQAGDAVDMVWKAVLRKTSSVQFKRHRKNRYARPEAFLKRI; from the exons ATGTCTGAGAAAGCCAAGTTCTTCTCTAgatctcttttctttctaattaccATCTCTATCTTCCTTTTgatcctttcttctttttcccttgttcAATTTCCCGGTACTCATTTCATTCCCAGATCAGTTTTCAAGCTAATTCTTGTTAATAACacatcatttttcttgaaacCCAATGCCCAAACTGAACTTGTCAAATTTCCCTTCTTCTCTTCCACTGATACTAATTTGTCAATGAGATGTGGAAGTTTGTCTTGTCCAAACACCAATGTGGGTGCTTCTAGATGCTACAGAAACAAAACATGTGGTCGAAACCAGGCTCTCCGAAAGCTGAAGGTATTTGTGTATGATTTGCCTCCAGAGTTTCACTTTGGATTATTGGGTTGGAAGGGAAATACAAATCAAACTTGGCCAAATGTTGACAGCCACAGTCGTATCCCACCATACCCAGGTGGGTTGAATTTACAGCATAGTGTGGAGTACTGGCTAACCCTTGATCTTCTGGCATCAAACACTCCAAAGGTGGGCACCGCAGTAAGAGTGCAAAATTCTAGTCAGGCAGATATTGTTTTTGTGccgtttttctcttctctaaGCTATAATCGGCATTCTAAACTACATGGAAAGGAGAAAGTCAGTGTTAACAAAATGCTGCAGACTAAATTAGTGCAATTTTTGACGGCTCGGGATGAGTGGAAGCGGTTTGGGGGGAACGATCATTTGATTGTAGCCCATCATCCGAATAGCATGTTACATGCCAGAAAAAAGCTGGGTTCAGCTATGTTCGTGCTTGCAGATTTTGGGAGATACCCTGTTGAAATTGCCAATCTTGGGAAAGATATAATTGCTCCTTACAAGCACGTTGTGAGGACCATTCCGAGTGGTGAATCAGCTCAGTTTGACCGCAGACCAATATTAATGCATTTCCAAGGAGCAATTTATAGAAAGGAC GGAGGAGCTATTCGCCAAGAACTTTACTACCTTCTAAAAGATGAGAAAGATGTGCACTTCACATTTGGAACATATCGAGGGAATGGAATTAAAAAAGCAGCCCAAGGGATGGCTTCATCCAAATTCTGTCTGAATATTGCTGGGGATACCCCTTCCTCCAATCGCCTGTTTGATGCCATTGCAAGTCATTGTGTTCCTGTGATAATAAGTGATGACATTGAGCTACCATTTGAAGATGTCCTAGACTACTCAGAATTTTGTCTATTTGTTCGAGCATCTGATGCTGTTAAGAAAGGGTATTTACTGGATCTTCTTCATAGAATTGAGAAAGACCAGTGGACCAAGTTGTGGGAACGATTAAAGGAAATTGCTCCTCACTTTGAATATAGCTATCCATCCCAGGCCGGTGATGCTGTGGATATGGTTTGGAAGGCTGTGTTACGTAAAACATCTTCAGTGCAATTTAAACGTCACAGGAAGAACAGATATGCGAGGCCAGAAGCTTTCCTGAAGAGAATTTAA